The following coding sequences are from one Halomicrobium zhouii window:
- a CDS encoding SHOCT domain-containing protein — MFGLVDRYVPDAPRPRLTVGAALVTLGVPVTLYAFFALWWPIQMWMYVGRLGSVLVLLTGLFTVAAGNHLLKDVAERASAVDSTDDVVADAATSDPLSTLRRRYAAGDLTDDEFERKLARLTEDGGSAQSLETGTEQTIAE, encoded by the coding sequence ATGTTCGGTCTCGTCGACCGGTACGTCCCCGACGCCCCGCGCCCGCGCCTCACCGTCGGGGCGGCTCTCGTGACGCTCGGCGTTCCCGTGACCCTGTACGCCTTCTTCGCGCTGTGGTGGCCTATCCAGATGTGGATGTACGTCGGCCGTCTCGGCTCGGTACTCGTGTTGCTGACCGGCCTCTTCACCGTCGCGGCCGGGAATCACCTCCTGAAGGACGTCGCAGAGCGCGCGTCGGCCGTCGACTCGACCGACGACGTCGTCGCCGACGCGGCGACGTCGGATCCGCTCTCGACGTTACGGCGCCGGTACGCTGCCGGTGACCTGACGGACGACGAATTCGAGCGAAAGCTGGCCCGGTTGACTGAGGACGGTGGGTCGGCCCAGTCCCTCGAAACCGGGACGGAGCAGACGATAGCGGAGTAG
- a CDS encoding SHOCT domain-containing protein, whose amino-acid sequence MSDFVDRYTPSEPYPRLIVPVALTTTFLCLFVLFALNAVNQYGPITDVHVSYLAIPAGMFLAFLASARVTQVSIRDVADWARAREDGPVETSPASDGSAGDGGDPMSTLKRRYATGELTEDEFERRVERLVETDRSDLSTGGAGVERAVE is encoded by the coding sequence ATGAGCGACTTCGTCGACCGGTACACGCCGTCGGAACCGTATCCACGGCTGATCGTTCCCGTCGCCCTGACGACGACGTTCCTCTGCCTGTTCGTCCTCTTCGCACTCAACGCCGTCAACCAGTACGGACCGATTACCGACGTGCACGTCTCCTACCTGGCTATCCCGGCCGGGATGTTCCTCGCCTTCCTCGCGTCGGCCCGCGTCACCCAGGTCTCTATCCGTGACGTCGCCGACTGGGCGCGCGCTCGCGAGGATGGCCCGGTGGAAACGTCTCCCGCTTCCGACGGATCGGCCGGAGATGGAGGTGACCCGATGTCGACTCTCAAGCGACGGTACGCCACCGGGGAACTGACCGAGGACGAGTTCGAACGGAGAGTCGAACGTCTCGTGGAAACCGACCGTTCCGATCTGTCGACCGGCGGTGCCGGCGTGGAACGAGCCGTCGAGTAG
- a CDS encoding NAD-dependent epimerase/dehydratase family protein, translating into MNLTDRRILVTGGAGFVGSHLAERLVADNDVVVADDLTNGDASWVPDDATLVEGDLTDPEFVAEAITGDVDVVFHFAADKNAAADDIQQYRTNNRMTENVLERMDEVGVDNFAFTSSSTVYGEAPRPTPEDYAPLEPISIYGASKLGEEGLASVYAHSHDMTAWVFRFANIVGPRLQLGAVIPDFVQKLKEDPDSLTILGDGRQEKSYMHIDECVDAMCHVVESSDRPFNVYNLGTRTTTSVTAIADIVSDEMGLDPDYEYTGGDRGWTGDVPRMRLSIEKLSALGWRPELSSDDAVRRATRELLADW; encoded by the coding sequence ATGAACCTGACGGACAGACGGATACTCGTCACCGGCGGCGCGGGTTTCGTGGGCTCACACCTCGCAGAGCGACTCGTCGCGGACAACGACGTCGTCGTCGCCGACGACCTGACGAACGGTGACGCGTCGTGGGTCCCGGACGACGCGACGCTCGTCGAAGGCGATCTCACCGACCCGGAGTTCGTCGCCGAGGCGATAACGGGCGACGTAGACGTCGTCTTCCACTTCGCGGCGGACAAGAACGCCGCCGCGGACGACATCCAGCAGTACCGCACGAACAACCGGATGACCGAGAACGTCCTCGAACGGATGGACGAGGTCGGCGTCGACAACTTCGCGTTTACGTCTTCCTCTACCGTATACGGCGAGGCGCCGCGGCCGACGCCCGAGGACTACGCGCCGCTGGAACCCATCAGCATCTACGGCGCGAGCAAACTCGGCGAGGAGGGGCTGGCCTCCGTCTACGCGCACAGTCACGACATGACGGCGTGGGTGTTCCGCTTCGCCAACATCGTCGGTCCACGACTCCAGCTAGGCGCCGTCATCCCCGACTTCGTCCAGAAGCTGAAAGAGGACCCCGACTCGCTCACCATCCTCGGCGACGGCCGCCAGGAGAAGTCCTACATGCACATCGACGAGTGCGTCGACGCGATGTGCCACGTCGTCGAAAGTTCGGACCGGCCGTTCAACGTCTACAACCTCGGGACGCGGACGACGACGTCGGTGACGGCGATCGCCGACATCGTTAGCGACGAGATGGGGCTGGACCCCGACTACGAGTACACCGGCGGTGACCGCGGCTGGACCGGCGACGTCCCGCGGATGCGGCTCTCCATCGAGAAACTCTCCGCGCTCGGCTGGCGACCCGAACTGTCGAGCGACGACGCGGTCCGGCGGGCGACGCGCGAGCTACTGGCCGACTGGTAG
- a CDS encoding YbhB/YbcL family Raf kinase inhibitor-like protein has translation MADLTLTSPAFEDGDSIPDEHGYSAENTNPPLEIDGVPTGAESLALVVDDPDAREPAGKIWDHWVVWNVDPELSEIPAGWLPTNAVEGRNDFGETGWGGPQPPDGEHTYRFLLYALDAELDLDAEADKDDFFGAAEGHVVEKDELTGTYVP, from the coding sequence ATGGCAGACCTCACACTCACGAGTCCCGCGTTCGAGGACGGCGACTCGATACCGGACGAACACGGCTACAGCGCCGAGAACACGAACCCGCCGCTCGAGATCGATGGCGTCCCGACCGGTGCCGAGTCGCTCGCGCTGGTCGTCGACGACCCCGACGCCCGGGAGCCAGCGGGGAAGATCTGGGACCACTGGGTCGTCTGGAACGTCGACCCGGAACTCTCGGAGATTCCGGCGGGCTGGCTGCCGACCAACGCCGTCGAGGGGCGAAACGACTTCGGCGAGACGGGCTGGGGCGGCCCGCAGCCGCCGGACGGCGAGCACACCTACCGGTTCCTGCTGTACGCGCTGGACGCGGAACTCGACCTCGACGCCGAGGCCGACAAGGACGACTTCTTCGGCGCCGCCGAGGGCCACGTCGTCGAGAAGGACGAACTCACCGGCACGTACGTGCCCTGA